A DNA window from Betta splendens chromosome 6, fBetSpl5.4, whole genome shotgun sequence contains the following coding sequences:
- the c2cd5 gene encoding C2 domain-containing protein 5 isoform X8, translated as MPGKLKAKIVAGRHLPVMDRASDLTDAFVEVKFGNTTFKTDVCPKSLNPQWNSEWFKFEVDDEDLQDEPLQITVLDHDTYSANDAIGKVYIDIDPLLYSEAASVISGWFPIYDTIHGIRGEINILVKVELFNDLNRFRQSSCGVKFFCTTAIPRCYRAAMVHGFVEELVVNEDPEYQWIDRIRTPRASNEARQRLISLMSGELQRKIGLKVLEMGGNAVVGYLQCFDLEGESGLVVRAIGTACTLDKLSSGSAPNTNTHIHPNTAPASNACNSPSKDGKEPVFGEDLPLSSGPPTPFRALPTSSSSPPPFSPCKPCSRQSSSSDTDLSLTPKTGMGSGGSAGKEAGPLKTLLRQQTQTALEQRGASSSGLLLNAREFPFFTLTSFPAGFLVHVGGVVSARSVKLLDRIHNPALGNTRSYKLLDWNSVTADEPETRDAWWEEIRQEIKSHAKALGCHAVVGYSESTSICEEVCILSASGTAAILNPRYMREGCLDIGSTDHRFEEPSPPSCGFCHIPYDEFNMPFPAQLTYCYHCRRQKVPDVLFTTIDLPPEASVTGKGCLIQARLCRLKKKAQGEVNATAISNLLPFMEYELHTQLMNKLKLRSMNALFCLHIQISVGENMLLGLASATGVYLTALPAPGGIQIAGKTPGDLSNEHHILTIQKRINDTIAKNKELYQINPPELTEETVGSPIPEPRQRHRLLRSHSESSDELSELDLSHGKKDAFVLEIDDTDALEDIHSLLTDASPPTGFYSCNTEIMPGIFNWTSGVQMFTSVRVLRLSNANLTNQGLNKTFTDLCENLLKSFYFKLRSMIPCCLCHLKFTVAVPEEELIQVTVTAVAMTFDKDQSQEKLTEKPTTKGSTETEEQLQFPLELSTDLSTNMQTSNKISGVPESTTVSPRAASVDYGSFADRCSTWLELLKMKAHTIRRGSVKTSRRTQSLAHPVSSLDRSSPLPEGRSRSLRSNRSFGGSSVPVVKMTPVSFLPGTRIIKYLGIINMFFIRETTSLREEGGISGFLHSFIAEVFAMVRAHVAALGGNAVVSYSMKECVLMENPNKNQAQCLINVSGDAVICVRETDQEPPSVANIGQTCCSSADGAT; from the exons ATGCCTGGGAAACTGAAGGCCAAAATTGTGGCAGGGCGCCACTTGCCTGTGATGGACAGAGCCAGTGATCTTACTGATGCTTTTGTAGAG GTCAAGTTTGGAAATACCACTTTCAAAACTGATGTCTGTCCCAAATCTCTCAATCCACAGTGGAACTCAGAATGGTTCAAATTTGAG GTTGATGATGAAGACTTGCAGGATGAACCATTGCAGATCACAGTCTTGGACCACGACACCTACAGTGCTAATGATGCCATAGGGAAAGTTTACATTGACATTGACCCTTTGCTGTACAGTGAGGCCGCCTCTGTCATCTCTGGCTGGTTTCCCATCTATGATACTATTCATG GTATCCGAGGTGAAATCAACATTCTTGTCAAAGTGGAGCTGTTCAATGATTTAAACCGTTTCAGACAGTCCTCCTGTGGAGTCAAGTTTTTCTGCA caACAGCCATTCCACGGTGCTACCGGGCAGCAATGGTGCATGGGTTTGTGGAGGAACTTGTGGTAAATGAAGATCCAGAGTACCAGTGGATTGACCGTATTAGAACACCGCGTGCCTCCAATGAGGCACGCCAGAGGCTCATCTCTCTTATGTCTG GGGAGCTACAGAGGAAAATTGGGCTCAAAGTACTGGAGATGGGCGGAAATGCAGTAGTTGGTTACTTGCAATGCTTCGATCTGGAGGGGGAGTCGGGCCTGGTGGTACGCGCCATAGGTACCGCCTGCACACTGGATAAACTAAGCTCTGGAAGCGCCCCCAACACCAACACACATATACACCCTAACACAGCTCCTGCTTCCAATGCCTGCAATTCCCCTTCTAAGGATGGAAAGGA GCCAGTATTTGGTGAGGATCTGCCCTTGTCCTCTGGCCCACCTACCCCCTTCAGAGCccttcccacctcctcctcctctcctccccccttctctccctgCAAGCCATGCAGCCGCCAGTCCTCATCATCAGACACAGACCTCAGTTTGACGCCCAAGACGG GAATGGGAAGTGGCGGCAGTGCTGGGAAGGAGGCGGGACCTCTGAAGACCCTGCTACGACAACAGACTCAGACGGCGCTTGAACAAAGG GGAGCGTCCTCCTCTGGGTTATTGTTAAACGCCAGG gAGTTCCCCTTCTTCACCTTGACATCCTTCCCTGCTGGATTCTTGGTTCATGTCGGTGGAGTGGTCAGCGCTCGCTCCGTCAAACTACTGGACCGCATACACAATCCCG CCTTGGGTAACACGCGCTCATACAAACTGCTAGACTGGAATAGTGTCACTGCAG ATGAGCCAGAGACTCGCGATGCCTGGTGGGAGGAGATTCGCCAGGAGATCAAATCTCATGCCAAAGCTCTCGGTTGCCATGCTGTTGTAGGGTACAGCGAGAGCACCAGCATCTG CGAGGAGGTGTGTATCCTGTCTGCATCCGGCACAGCTGCTATCCTGAATCCTCGGTACATGCGTGAAGGCTGCCTTGACATCGGAAGCACTGATCACag GTTTGAGGAGCCGTCTCCCCCAAGCTGTGGCTTCTGTCACATCCCATACGACGAGTTCAACATGCCATTTCCTGCTCAGCTCACCTACTGTTACCACTGCAGACGACAAAAG GTTCCTGATGTGTTATTTACAACAATCGACCTACCCCCAGAAGCGTCTGTCACAGGAAAGGGTTGCCTTATCCAAGCAAG GCTGTGTCGTCTAAAGAAAAAGGCCCAGGGCGAGGTGAATGCCACGGCTATCTCCAACCTGTTGCCTTTCATGGAGTACGAGCTGCACACTCAGCTAATGAACAAGCTGAAGCTGCGGAGCATGAATGCTCTGTTCTGTCTACACATACAGATCAGTGTTGGCGAGAACATGCTCCTGGGTCTGGCT TCTGCTACAGGAGTGTATTTGACAGCCCTGCCCGCACCAGGGGGGATTCAGATTGCTGGAAAGACACCCGGGGACCTTAGCAATGAGCACCACATTCTCACCATCCAGAAAAGGATCAATGACACCATAGCGAAGAACAAAGAGCTCTACCAAATAAACCCCCCG GAGCTGACAGAGGAAACGGTGGGTTCTCCAATCCCTGAGCCGAGGCAACGACATCGACTTCTTCGCTCGCACTCAGAGAGCTCAGATGAACTGTCAGAACTGGATCTCTCCCATGGCAAGAAGGATGCCTTTgtgctggag ATTGATGACACTGATGCTCTAGAGGACATCCACTCTCTCCTCACCGATGCCTCTCCTCCCACAG GATTTTACAGCTGCAATACTGAGATCATGCCTGGGATTTTTAACTGGACTTCCGGAGTGCAG ATGTTTACATCTGTGAGGGTCTTGAGGTTGAGTAATGCTAATCTCACTAACCAAGGGTTGAACAAGACTTTCACAGACCTTTGTGAAAATCTTTTAAAG AGTTTTTACTTCAAGTTGCGCTCTATGATTCCCTGTTGTCTCTGTCATCTCAAGTTCACTGTAGCAGTGCCAGAAGAAGAACTCATACAG GTCACCGTGACAGCCGTTGCCATGACATTTGACAAGGACCAGAGTCAAGAGAAGCTGACAGAAAAGCCCACCACCAAGG GATCCACTGAGActgaagagcagctgcagtttccGTTGGAGCTTAGCACAGACTTGTCCACCAACATGCAGACATCAAACAAAATCTCAG GTGTCCCAGAGAGCACCACTGTCTCACCTAGAG CTGCCTCCGTTGATTACGGTTCCTTTGCAGACAGATGCAGCACCTGGCTAGAGCTGCTTAAGATGAAAGCTCACACCATAAGACGAGGATCAGTTAAGACAAGTAGGAGGACACAGTCTCTAGCACACCCTG TCTCATCTTTGGACCGCAGCAGTCCGCTGCCTGAGGGGCGTTCGCGCTCATTGCGCTCCAACCGCTCATTTGGTGGCAGTTCGGTGCCAGTGGTGAAGATGACTCCAGTTTCCTTCCTCCCTGGCACACGCATCATTAAGTACCTTGGGATCATCAACATGTTTTTCAtaagagaaacaacatcattACGGGAG
- the c2cd5 gene encoding C2 domain-containing protein 5 isoform X15 — protein sequence MPGKLKAKIVAGRHLPVMDRASDLTDAFVEVKFGNTTFKTDVCPKSLNPQWNSEWFKFEVDDEDLQDEPLQITVLDHDTYSANDAIGKVYIDIDPLLYSEAASVISGWFPIYDTIHGIRGEINILVKVELFNDLNRFRQSSCGVKFFCTTAIPRCYRAAMVHGFVEELVVNEDPEYQWIDRIRTPRASNEARQRLISLMSGELQRKIGLKVLEMGGNAVVGYLQCFDLEGESGLVVRAIGTACTLDKLSSGSAPNTNTHIHPNTAPASNACNSPSKDGKESPLAHGCRSTHNSPVHSACSSQRLSQNFSVSVPTLIFTGMGSGGSAGKEAGPLKTLLRQQTQTALEQREFPFFTLTSFPAGFLVHVGGVVSARSVKLLDRIHNPDEPETRDAWWEEIRQEIKSHAKALGCHAVVGYSESTSICEEVCILSASGTAAILNPRYMREGCLDIGSTDHRFEEPSPPSCGFCHIPYDEFNMPFPAQLTYCYHCRRQKVPDVLFTTIDLPPEASVTGKGCLIQARLCRLKKKAQGEVNATAISNLLPFMEYELHTQLMNKLKLRSMNALFCLHIQISVGENMLLGLASATGVYLTALPAPGGIQIAGKTPGDLSNEHHILTIQKRINDTIAKNKELYQINPPELTEETVGSPIPEPRQRHRLLRSHSESSDELSELDLSHGKKDAFVLEIDDTDALEDIHSLLTDASPPTGFYSCNTEIMPGIFNWTSGVQMFTSVRVLRLSNANLTNQGLNKTFTDLCENLLKSFYFKLRSMIPCCLCHLKFTVAVPEEELIQVTVTAVAMTFDKDQSQEKLTEKPTTKGSTETEEQLQFPLELSTDLSTNMQTSNKISGTVSLLTPAAKLYQNQLIMVHSAGVPESTTVSPRAASVDYGSFADRCSTWLELLKMKAHTIRRGSVKTISSLDRSSPLPEGRSRSLRSNRSFGGSSVPVVKMTPVSFLPGTRIIKYLGIINMFFIRETTSLREEGGISGFLHSFIAEVFAMVRAHVAALGGNAVVSYSMKECVLMENPNKNQAQCLINVSGDAVICVRETDQEPPSVANIGQTCCSSADGAT from the exons ATGCCTGGGAAACTGAAGGCCAAAATTGTGGCAGGGCGCCACTTGCCTGTGATGGACAGAGCCAGTGATCTTACTGATGCTTTTGTAGAG GTCAAGTTTGGAAATACCACTTTCAAAACTGATGTCTGTCCCAAATCTCTCAATCCACAGTGGAACTCAGAATGGTTCAAATTTGAG GTTGATGATGAAGACTTGCAGGATGAACCATTGCAGATCACAGTCTTGGACCACGACACCTACAGTGCTAATGATGCCATAGGGAAAGTTTACATTGACATTGACCCTTTGCTGTACAGTGAGGCCGCCTCTGTCATCTCTGGCTGGTTTCCCATCTATGATACTATTCATG GTATCCGAGGTGAAATCAACATTCTTGTCAAAGTGGAGCTGTTCAATGATTTAAACCGTTTCAGACAGTCCTCCTGTGGAGTCAAGTTTTTCTGCA caACAGCCATTCCACGGTGCTACCGGGCAGCAATGGTGCATGGGTTTGTGGAGGAACTTGTGGTAAATGAAGATCCAGAGTACCAGTGGATTGACCGTATTAGAACACCGCGTGCCTCCAATGAGGCACGCCAGAGGCTCATCTCTCTTATGTCTG GGGAGCTACAGAGGAAAATTGGGCTCAAAGTACTGGAGATGGGCGGAAATGCAGTAGTTGGTTACTTGCAATGCTTCGATCTGGAGGGGGAGTCGGGCCTGGTGGTACGCGCCATAGGTACCGCCTGCACACTGGATAAACTAAGCTCTGGAAGCGCCCCCAACACCAACACACATATACACCCTAACACAGCTCCTGCTTCCAATGCCTGCAATTCCCCTTCTAAGGATGGAAAGGA GTCTCCCCTTGCCCATGGATGCCGCTCCACGCACAACAGTCCGGTGCATTCGGCCTGCAGCTCCCAGAGACTATCCCAGaacttctctgtctctgttcccACACTCATCTTCACTG GAATGGGAAGTGGCGGCAGTGCTGGGAAGGAGGCGGGACCTCTGAAGACCCTGCTACGACAACAGACTCAGACGGCGCTTGAACAAAGG gAGTTCCCCTTCTTCACCTTGACATCCTTCCCTGCTGGATTCTTGGTTCATGTCGGTGGAGTGGTCAGCGCTCGCTCCGTCAAACTACTGGACCGCATACACAATCCCG ATGAGCCAGAGACTCGCGATGCCTGGTGGGAGGAGATTCGCCAGGAGATCAAATCTCATGCCAAAGCTCTCGGTTGCCATGCTGTTGTAGGGTACAGCGAGAGCACCAGCATCTG CGAGGAGGTGTGTATCCTGTCTGCATCCGGCACAGCTGCTATCCTGAATCCTCGGTACATGCGTGAAGGCTGCCTTGACATCGGAAGCACTGATCACag GTTTGAGGAGCCGTCTCCCCCAAGCTGTGGCTTCTGTCACATCCCATACGACGAGTTCAACATGCCATTTCCTGCTCAGCTCACCTACTGTTACCACTGCAGACGACAAAAG GTTCCTGATGTGTTATTTACAACAATCGACCTACCCCCAGAAGCGTCTGTCACAGGAAAGGGTTGCCTTATCCAAGCAAG GCTGTGTCGTCTAAAGAAAAAGGCCCAGGGCGAGGTGAATGCCACGGCTATCTCCAACCTGTTGCCTTTCATGGAGTACGAGCTGCACACTCAGCTAATGAACAAGCTGAAGCTGCGGAGCATGAATGCTCTGTTCTGTCTACACATACAGATCAGTGTTGGCGAGAACATGCTCCTGGGTCTGGCT TCTGCTACAGGAGTGTATTTGACAGCCCTGCCCGCACCAGGGGGGATTCAGATTGCTGGAAAGACACCCGGGGACCTTAGCAATGAGCACCACATTCTCACCATCCAGAAAAGGATCAATGACACCATAGCGAAGAACAAAGAGCTCTACCAAATAAACCCCCCG GAGCTGACAGAGGAAACGGTGGGTTCTCCAATCCCTGAGCCGAGGCAACGACATCGACTTCTTCGCTCGCACTCAGAGAGCTCAGATGAACTGTCAGAACTGGATCTCTCCCATGGCAAGAAGGATGCCTTTgtgctggag ATTGATGACACTGATGCTCTAGAGGACATCCACTCTCTCCTCACCGATGCCTCTCCTCCCACAG GATTTTACAGCTGCAATACTGAGATCATGCCTGGGATTTTTAACTGGACTTCCGGAGTGCAG ATGTTTACATCTGTGAGGGTCTTGAGGTTGAGTAATGCTAATCTCACTAACCAAGGGTTGAACAAGACTTTCACAGACCTTTGTGAAAATCTTTTAAAG AGTTTTTACTTCAAGTTGCGCTCTATGATTCCCTGTTGTCTCTGTCATCTCAAGTTCACTGTAGCAGTGCCAGAAGAAGAACTCATACAG GTCACCGTGACAGCCGTTGCCATGACATTTGACAAGGACCAGAGTCAAGAGAAGCTGACAGAAAAGCCCACCACCAAGG GATCCACTGAGActgaagagcagctgcagtttccGTTGGAGCTTAGCACAGACTTGTCCACCAACATGCAGACATCAAACAAAATCTCAG GTACAGTCTCTTTACTCACTCCAGCTGCAAAACTCTACCAAAATCAACTGATTATGGTTCATTCAGCAG GTGTCCCAGAGAGCACCACTGTCTCACCTAGAG CTGCCTCCGTTGATTACGGTTCCTTTGCAGACAGATGCAGCACCTGGCTAGAGCTGCTTAAGATGAAAGCTCACACCATAAGACGAGGATCAGTTAAGACAA TCTCATCTTTGGACCGCAGCAGTCCGCTGCCTGAGGGGCGTTCGCGCTCATTGCGCTCCAACCGCTCATTTGGTGGCAGTTCGGTGCCAGTGGTGAAGATGACTCCAGTTTCCTTCCTCCCTGGCACACGCATCATTAAGTACCTTGGGATCATCAACATGTTTTTCAtaagagaaacaacatcattACGGGAG
- the c2cd5 gene encoding C2 domain-containing protein 5 isoform X1 — protein MPGKLKAKIVAGRHLPVMDRASDLTDAFVEVKFGNTTFKTDVCPKSLNPQWNSEWFKFEVDDEDLQDEPLQITVLDHDTYSANDAIGKVYIDIDPLLYSEAASVISGWFPIYDTIHGIRGEINILVKVELFNDLNRFRQSSCGVKFFCTTAIPRCYRAAMVHGFVEELVVNEDPEYQWIDRIRTPRASNEARQRLISLMSGELQRKIGLKVLEMGGNAVVGYLQCFDLEGESGLVVRAIGTACTLDKLSSGSAPNTNTHIHPNTAPASNACNSPSKDGKEPVFGEDLPLSSGPPTPFRALPTSSSSPPPFSPCKPCSRQSSSSDTDLSLTPKTEEPRPVRRRSGIFLCPSSPILSTETLSLPGSGSVGFGHSSAPRATTPPPPSSIHLDSALLRKSVSFTENLLLAASGMGSGGSAGKEAGPLKTLLRQQTQTALEQRGASSSGLLLNAREFPFFTLTSFPAGFLVHVGGVVSARSVKLLDRIHNPALGNTRSYKLLDWNSVTADEPETRDAWWEEIRQEIKSHAKALGCHAVVGYSESTSICEEVCILSASGTAAILNPRYMREGCLDIGSTDHRFEEPSPPSCGFCHIPYDEFNMPFPAQLTYCYHCRRQKVPDVLFTTIDLPPEASVTGKGCLIQARLCRLKKKAQGEVNATAISNLLPFMEYELHTQLMNKLKLRSMNALFCLHIQISVGENMLLGLASATGVYLTALPAPGGIQIAGKTPGDLSNEHHILTIQKRINDTIAKNKELYQINPPKLFVLDPEVFGVINMELTEETVGSPIPEPRQRHRLLRSHSESSDELSELDLSHGKKDAFVLEIDDTDALEDIHSLLTDASPPTGFYSCNTEIMPGIFNWTSGVQMFTSVRVLRLSNANLTNQGLNKTFTDLCENLLKSFYFKLRSMIPCCLCHLKFTVAVPEEELIQVTVTAVAMTFDKDQSQEKLTEKPTTKGSTETEEQLQFPLELSTDLSTNMQTSNKISGTVSLLTPAAKLYQNQLIMVHSAGVPESTTVSPRAASVDYGSFADRCSTWLELLKMKAHTIRRGSVKTSRRTQSLAHPVSSLDRSSPLPEGRSRSLRSNRSFGGSSVPVVKMTPVSFLPGTRIIKYLGIINMFFIRETTSLREEGGISGFLHSFIAEVFAMVRAHVAALGGNAVVSYSMKECVLMENPNKNQAQCLINVSGDAVICVRETDQEPPSVANIGQTCCSSADGAT, from the exons ATGCCTGGGAAACTGAAGGCCAAAATTGTGGCAGGGCGCCACTTGCCTGTGATGGACAGAGCCAGTGATCTTACTGATGCTTTTGTAGAG GTCAAGTTTGGAAATACCACTTTCAAAACTGATGTCTGTCCCAAATCTCTCAATCCACAGTGGAACTCAGAATGGTTCAAATTTGAG GTTGATGATGAAGACTTGCAGGATGAACCATTGCAGATCACAGTCTTGGACCACGACACCTACAGTGCTAATGATGCCATAGGGAAAGTTTACATTGACATTGACCCTTTGCTGTACAGTGAGGCCGCCTCTGTCATCTCTGGCTGGTTTCCCATCTATGATACTATTCATG GTATCCGAGGTGAAATCAACATTCTTGTCAAAGTGGAGCTGTTCAATGATTTAAACCGTTTCAGACAGTCCTCCTGTGGAGTCAAGTTTTTCTGCA caACAGCCATTCCACGGTGCTACCGGGCAGCAATGGTGCATGGGTTTGTGGAGGAACTTGTGGTAAATGAAGATCCAGAGTACCAGTGGATTGACCGTATTAGAACACCGCGTGCCTCCAATGAGGCACGCCAGAGGCTCATCTCTCTTATGTCTG GGGAGCTACAGAGGAAAATTGGGCTCAAAGTACTGGAGATGGGCGGAAATGCAGTAGTTGGTTACTTGCAATGCTTCGATCTGGAGGGGGAGTCGGGCCTGGTGGTACGCGCCATAGGTACCGCCTGCACACTGGATAAACTAAGCTCTGGAAGCGCCCCCAACACCAACACACATATACACCCTAACACAGCTCCTGCTTCCAATGCCTGCAATTCCCCTTCTAAGGATGGAAAGGA GCCAGTATTTGGTGAGGATCTGCCCTTGTCCTCTGGCCCACCTACCCCCTTCAGAGCccttcccacctcctcctcctctcctccccccttctctccctgCAAGCCATGCAGCCGCCAGTCCTCATCATCAGACACAGACCTCAGTTTGACGCCCAAGACGG AGGAACCCCGGCCAGTGAGACGCAGGTCTGGGATCTTCCTCTGCCCCAGCTCCCCCATCCTCTCCACAGAAACTTTGTCCCTTCCTGGTTCTGGCTCAGTGGGCTTTGGTCACAGCTCTGCCCCCAGAGCCACcaccccgccccctccctcctccatccatttaGACTCTGCCTTGCTGAGAAAGAGTGTGTCCTTCACAGAGAACCTGCTACTGGCAGCCTCCG GAATGGGAAGTGGCGGCAGTGCTGGGAAGGAGGCGGGACCTCTGAAGACCCTGCTACGACAACAGACTCAGACGGCGCTTGAACAAAGG GGAGCGTCCTCCTCTGGGTTATTGTTAAACGCCAGG gAGTTCCCCTTCTTCACCTTGACATCCTTCCCTGCTGGATTCTTGGTTCATGTCGGTGGAGTGGTCAGCGCTCGCTCCGTCAAACTACTGGACCGCATACACAATCCCG CCTTGGGTAACACGCGCTCATACAAACTGCTAGACTGGAATAGTGTCACTGCAG ATGAGCCAGAGACTCGCGATGCCTGGTGGGAGGAGATTCGCCAGGAGATCAAATCTCATGCCAAAGCTCTCGGTTGCCATGCTGTTGTAGGGTACAGCGAGAGCACCAGCATCTG CGAGGAGGTGTGTATCCTGTCTGCATCCGGCACAGCTGCTATCCTGAATCCTCGGTACATGCGTGAAGGCTGCCTTGACATCGGAAGCACTGATCACag GTTTGAGGAGCCGTCTCCCCCAAGCTGTGGCTTCTGTCACATCCCATACGACGAGTTCAACATGCCATTTCCTGCTCAGCTCACCTACTGTTACCACTGCAGACGACAAAAG GTTCCTGATGTGTTATTTACAACAATCGACCTACCCCCAGAAGCGTCTGTCACAGGAAAGGGTTGCCTTATCCAAGCAAG GCTGTGTCGTCTAAAGAAAAAGGCCCAGGGCGAGGTGAATGCCACGGCTATCTCCAACCTGTTGCCTTTCATGGAGTACGAGCTGCACACTCAGCTAATGAACAAGCTGAAGCTGCGGAGCATGAATGCTCTGTTCTGTCTACACATACAGATCAGTGTTGGCGAGAACATGCTCCTGGGTCTGGCT TCTGCTACAGGAGTGTATTTGACAGCCCTGCCCGCACCAGGGGGGATTCAGATTGCTGGAAAGACACCCGGGGACCTTAGCAATGAGCACCACATTCTCACCATCCAGAAAAGGATCAATGACACCATAGCGAAGAACAAAGAGCTCTACCAAATAAACCCCCCG AAATTATTTGTCCTGGACCCTGAGGTATTCGGCGTTATAAACATG GAGCTGACAGAGGAAACGGTGGGTTCTCCAATCCCTGAGCCGAGGCAACGACATCGACTTCTTCGCTCGCACTCAGAGAGCTCAGATGAACTGTCAGAACTGGATCTCTCCCATGGCAAGAAGGATGCCTTTgtgctggag ATTGATGACACTGATGCTCTAGAGGACATCCACTCTCTCCTCACCGATGCCTCTCCTCCCACAG GATTTTACAGCTGCAATACTGAGATCATGCCTGGGATTTTTAACTGGACTTCCGGAGTGCAG ATGTTTACATCTGTGAGGGTCTTGAGGTTGAGTAATGCTAATCTCACTAACCAAGGGTTGAACAAGACTTTCACAGACCTTTGTGAAAATCTTTTAAAG AGTTTTTACTTCAAGTTGCGCTCTATGATTCCCTGTTGTCTCTGTCATCTCAAGTTCACTGTAGCAGTGCCAGAAGAAGAACTCATACAG GTCACCGTGACAGCCGTTGCCATGACATTTGACAAGGACCAGAGTCAAGAGAAGCTGACAGAAAAGCCCACCACCAAGG GATCCACTGAGActgaagagcagctgcagtttccGTTGGAGCTTAGCACAGACTTGTCCACCAACATGCAGACATCAAACAAAATCTCAG GTACAGTCTCTTTACTCACTCCAGCTGCAAAACTCTACCAAAATCAACTGATTATGGTTCATTCAGCAG GTGTCCCAGAGAGCACCACTGTCTCACCTAGAG CTGCCTCCGTTGATTACGGTTCCTTTGCAGACAGATGCAGCACCTGGCTAGAGCTGCTTAAGATGAAAGCTCACACCATAAGACGAGGATCAGTTAAGACAAGTAGGAGGACACAGTCTCTAGCACACCCTG TCTCATCTTTGGACCGCAGCAGTCCGCTGCCTGAGGGGCGTTCGCGCTCATTGCGCTCCAACCGCTCATTTGGTGGCAGTTCGGTGCCAGTGGTGAAGATGACTCCAGTTTCCTTCCTCCCTGGCACACGCATCATTAAGTACCTTGGGATCATCAACATGTTTTTCAtaagagaaacaacatcattACGGGAG